A window of the Loxodonta africana isolate mLoxAfr1 chromosome 3, mLoxAfr1.hap2, whole genome shotgun sequence genome harbors these coding sequences:
- the LOC135230867 gene encoding olfactory receptor 7G2-like, with protein sequence MEPRNQTDVSEFLLLGLTEDPELQPVLFSLFLSMYLATLLGNLLIVLVVISDSHLHNPMYFFLSNLSFIDICFPNMLVNIQAQNQIITYAGCLTQVCFVTIFTGLENCLLAVMAYDRYVAICHPLRYTIIMNLHCCGLLSLLSLLTSIVNALLHSLLVLHLSFCIDLEIPHFFCELAQILKLTCSDTRINYILVYFVATVWGGVPLSGIIFSYTRIFSSVLRMPSVGAKYKAFSTCGSHLSVVSLFYGTIFGVYISSAFIHSPRKIAVASVMYSLVPQMMNPFIYSLRNRDIRGPLRTFISRILSY encoded by the coding sequence ATGGAACCTAGAAACCAAACAGATGtttcagaatttcttcttctGGGACTTACAGAGGATCCAGAACTGCAGCCTGTCTTATTCAGTTTGTTTCTATCTATGTACCTGGCCACCCTCCTGGGAAACCTACTCATTGTCCTGGTTGTCATCTCTGACTCCCACCTCCACaaccccatgtacttctttctttccaatctctcCTTCATTGATATCTGTTTCCCGAACATGCTGGTGAACATCCAAGCACAGAATCAAATCATCACTTATGCAGGCTGCCTGACCCAGGTCTGTTTTGTAACGATATTTACTGGTTTGGAAAATTGTCTCCTTGcagtaatggcctatgaccgctatgtggccatctgccatCCACTGAGGTACACCATCATCATGAACCTCCACTGCTGTGGCTTGCTCTCCCTACTCTCCTTACTAACTAGCATTGTGAATGCCCTACTTCACAGTCTGTTGGTGCTGCATTTGTCCTTCTGCATAGACCTGGAAATCCctcatttcttctgtgaacttgCTCAGATTCTCAAGCTCACCTGTTCTGATACCCGCATCAATTACATCCTAGTGTATTTTGTGGCTACTGTATGGGGTGGTGTTCCTctctctggaatcattttctcttacactcggattttctcctctgttttgaGAATGCCATCAGTGGGTGCAAAATATAAAGCTTTTTCCACCTGCGGGTCTCACCTTTCAGTTGTGTCCTTATTCTATGGAACAATCTTTGGTGTGTACATCAGTTCTGCATTTATACATTCTCCCAGGAAGATAGCAGTAGCTTCAGTGATGTACAGTTTGGTCCCTCAAATGATGAATCCCTTTAtttacagcctgaggaacagagACATAAGGGGACCCTTGAGGACATTCATCAGTAGAATACTATCGTATTAG